In Cinclus cinclus unplaced genomic scaffold, bCinCin1.1 SCAFFOLD_293, whole genome shotgun sequence, the sequence cattcccagtccctcccagtccctcccagtgccatatcctcattcccagtccatcccagtccctcccagtccctcccagtcccaccttGAGCGCGGGGATGTCCTCGGAGCGCACCACGAACTCGTCCCTCTCCCTGAAGAtgcccagtccctcccagtccctcccagtgccgTATCCtcattcccagtccctcccagtccctcccagtgccgTATCctcattcccagtccatcccagtccctcccagtccctcccagtgccgTATCctcattcccagtccatcccagtccatcccagtccctcccagtcccaccttGAGCGCGGGGATGTCCTCGGAGCGCACCACGAACTCGTCCCTCTCCCTGAAGAtgcccagtccctcccagtccctcccagtgccgTATCCtcattcccagtccctcccagtccctcccagtgccatatcctcattcccagtccatcccagtccctcccagtcccaccttGAGCGCGGGGATGTCCTCGGAGCGCACCACGAACTCGTCCCTCTCCCTGAAGAtgcccagtccctcccagtccctcccagtgctgtatcctcattcccagtccctcccagtccctcccagtgccatatcctcattcccagtccatcccagtccatcccagtccctcccagtcccaccttGAGCGCGGGGATGTCCTCGGAGCGCACCACGAACTCGTCCCTCTCCCTGAAGAtgcccagtccctcccagtccctcccagtccctcccagtgccgTATCCtcattcccagtccctcccagtccctcccagtgccatatcctcattcccagtccatcccagtccctcccagtccctcccagtccctcccagtcccaccttGAGCGCGGGGATGTCCTCGGAGCGCACCACGAACTTGTCCCTCTCCCTGAAGAtgcccagtccctcccagtccctcccagtgccgTATCCtcattcccagtccctcccagtccctcccagtgccatatcctcattcccagtccatcccagtccctcccagtccctcccagtcccaccttGAGCGCGGGGATGTCCTCGGAGCGCACCACGAACTCGTCCCTCTCCCTGAAGATGCCCTCTCCCCCGCTCTCGGCCTCCTCGTCGCTCGTGTCCCCGCACACGGCGGCCGTTCCCTGTTTCTGGGCCAGGTGCAGCGCCCGCGCCGCGTCCGCCGGCTCGGGACCCTCCGGGGACCCCCCCGCGGGCCCGGGGCtcccccccgagccccccggccccggccccgagcCCCCCACGGACGCCGGGGGGGTCCCCGGGGGGGTCGCGGCCGCCTCCGCCCGGGGCTGGGCCGGTTCTGCcggggggggctggggaggggtccccGGGGGGGGCTCTTCGGGCGGGGGGGCGGCTGCGGGGGGAGAGAAAATGAGGTCGGGGAGGTGGGACAGGTCCTGGAAGGTCACTGCAGGACCTGGAAGGGACCTGGGCCCGCAcggcaggtcctggcaggtcCCTGTGAACACCTGGATGGTCACTATGAACCTTTGGAAGGTCCTGGCAGGTCCCTATGAACGCCTGACAGGTCCCTGTGAACACCTGACAGGTCCTGGCAGGTCCCTATGAACCTctggcaggtcctggcaggtcCATATAAACCCCAGGCAGCTGTGTATGAACACCTGGCGGCTCCACTATGACCTCCCCACAGGTCCTGGCAGCTCCGCACACGTCCTGGCAGTTCCCTGTACCCCTCAAACAGCTCCTGACAGTTCCCTATGGACCCCTGGCAGGTCCTGGAAGGTCCCTATGAGCCCCTGACAGCTCCCTGTGAATCTCTGGTAGTTCCCTGCAGGTCCTGGCAGTTCCCTGTGCCCCCCAAACAAGTCCGGGAAGGGCCCTATCAACCCCTGGCAGCTCCCTATGGACCCCTGGCaggtccctgtgccccccagACAGGTCCTGGCAGCTCCCTATGGACCCCTGagagctccctgtgccccctggcaggtcctggcaggtgTCTCACCGTGCGGCTCGCTGTCCCTGTGCTCGGGGGGCTCATCCAGGGCGGAGATGGCCGAGCTGATGCTCTTCTGCAGGTCCTGGAAGGTCCCTATCAACCCCTGACAGCTCCCTATGGACCCctggcaggtcctggcagctccctgtgccccgCAGACAGGTCCTGGAAGGTCCCTATGGACCCCTGtgagctccctgtgccccccagACAGGTCCTGGAAGGTCCCTATGGACCCCTGtgagctccctgtgccccccagACAGGTCCTGGAAGGTCCCTATGGACCCCTGtgagctccctgtgccccccagACAGGTCCTGGAAGGTCCCTATGGACCCCTGtgagctccctgtgccccccagACAGGTCCTGGAAGGTCCCTATGGACCCCTGagagctccctgtgccccccagACAGGTCCTGGAAGGTCCCTATGAACCCCTGtgagctccctgtgccccctgacagctcctggcaggtcctggcaggtgTCTCACCGTGCGGCTCGCTGTCCCTGCGCTCGGGGGGCTCATCCAGGGCGGAGATGGCCGAGCTGATGCTCTTCTGCAGGTCCTGGAAGGTCCCTATGGACCCCTGtgagctccctgtgccccccagacaggtcctggcagctccctgtgccccccagACAGGTCCTGGAAGGTCCCTATGGACCCCTGagagctccctgtgccccctggcaggtcctggcaggtcctggcaggtgTCTCACCGTGCGGCTCGCTGTCCCTGCGCTCGGGGGGCTCATCCAGGGCGGAGATGGCCGAGCTGATGCTCTTCTGCAGGTCCTGGTTCTTGCTCACCGAGTCCTCCTCGTCGGACGAGAACGACGGCAGCGTCTCCAGGTTCCTCTTGAGCTCCTCGTCCAGGCGCTTGCAGGGCGAGGGACACGCCATCACCAGGCCCTCGCTGTCCCCTCCTTCCAGGGAACCCCCCAGAACCGACGGAGGGAAATTGGGGGCGCCCCcgattttggggggtttggaggggctgggagggaggggctGGCGTTTGCCGGATTTGAGGAAATCCAAGAAGGAAGCCATGAAGCCCGACTTCATCTCCGGCTGCTTCTCCTCCACCTCGCGCAGCTTCTGCTTCATCCGGCTCTGGGAAGGGTCCTGGGGGGGCTCCGAGACCCCCGGGAACTGGGGAGGGGCGCCGGAGATGGGAGGGGGAGCGGAGGAAGGCGGCGGGGGAGGGGCGGTGTCCGGTTTGGAGACGGCCAGTTTGATCTGGGGGGAGAAAATGGCGtcactggtttatactgggatcAATTTGAACCATCCCTGACCACCCCAGTTTGATCTGGGGGGAGAAAAGGGCGtcactggtttatactgggatcAATTTGAACCATCCCTGACCACCCCAGTTTGATCTGGGGGGAGAAAATGGGGtcactggtttatactgggatcAATTTGAACCATCCCTGACCACCCCAGTTTGATCGGGGGGGAGAAAATGGCGtcactggtttatactgggatcAATTTGAACCATCCCTGACCATCCCAGTTTGATCGGGGGGGAGAAAATGGCGtcactggtttatactgggatcAATTTGAACCATCCCTGACCACCCCAGTTTGATCTGGGGGGAGAAAATGGCGtcactggtttatactgggatcAATTTGAACCATCCCTGACCACCCCAGTTTGATCTGGGGGGAGAAAAGGGCGtcactggtttatactgggatcAATTTGAACCATCCCTGACCACCCCAGTTTGATCTGGGGGGAGAAAATGGGGtcactggtttatactgggatcAATTTGAACCATCCCTGACCACCCCAGTTTGATCGGGGGGGAGAAAATGGCGtcactggtttatactgggatcAATTTGAACCATCCCTGACCATCCCAGTTTGATCGGGGGGGAGAAAATGGCGtcactggtttatactgggatcAATTTGAACCATCCCTGACCACCCCAGTTTGATCTGGGGGGAGAAAATGGCGtcactggtttatactgggatcAATTTGAACCATCCCTGACCACCCCAGTTTGATCTGGGGGGAGAAAAGGGCGtcactggtttatactgggatcAATTTGAACCATCCCTGACCACCCCAGTTTGATCTGGGGGGAGAAAATGGGGtcactggtttatactgggatcAATTTGAACCATCCCTGACCACCCCAGTTTGATCGGGGGGGAGAAAATGGCGtcactggtttatactgggatcAATTTGAACCATCCCTGACCATCCCAGTTTGATCGGGGGGGAGAAAATGGCGtcactggtttatactgggatcAATTTGAACCATCCCTGACCACCCCAGTTTGATCGGGGGGGAGAAAATGGCGtcactggtttatactgggatcAATTTGAACCATCCCTGACCATCCCAGTTTGATCGGGGGGGAGAAAATGGCGtcactggtttatactgggatcAATTTGAACCATCCCTGACCACCCCAGTTTGATCTGGGGGGAGAAAATGGCGtcactggtttatactgggatcAATTTGAACCATCCCTGACCACCCCAGTTTGATCGGGGGGGAGAAAATGGCGtcactggtttatactgggatcacaccaaatccccaaaccccctcacCTGAACCACCCTCGGGTCACTAAAATCCCCAATTTGGGGTCACTTGGGGTCGTTTGGGGTCACTTGGGGTCGTTTGGGGTCACTTGGGGTCACTTTGCTCACAgcacaccccaaaccccctcacCTGAACCACCCCCGGGTCACTAAAATCCCCAATTTGGGGTCGTTTGGGGTCGTTTGGGGTCACTTTGCTCACAgcacaccccaaaccccctcacCTTAAGCGGCTTGAGCGGCTCcatcccttctccctcctctcctcccttcttgccccttcctctccctctccctctcgGCCTCTTGGCTCCTTCTCCGAACCCGGGCGGCTCCAGCGGCCGAATCCTCGGCCTCCCCCTCGGCCTGGGTGGTCCTTCCCTTTTGGGCTTGGTGGGTTTCCGTCCCCGTTTTTTGGGAGCCGGGTGAGCTCCGGGATGGGGACAGAAATCGATGTCACCCATGGGGGTGAGCGGCGGCCGTCGACAACTGGAGATGAGGTCGGGCAGGAGGTCGGGCAAACGGCGGGAGTTGAGGCGGATATCGGCGGGCACGTCGGCTTTGTCCTCGTCGTCCTCGAACTCGTATTCCTGCGCGTAGGTTTTTTTGGGCGGCGGGAAGGGGTCTCGTTTACGTAACAAGTGGAAGGACGAAGTTTTGAGCAGCTTTTTAGGTTTGGACGAGCAGAATAAAGGAGTGCTGAGAGGGGGAGGAGGTTTGGGGCCGCCGTCGCCTCCCGTGCTCTGGATCAAGCCCAGCGGTTCTGCGTTCACCGTGGAGGGCAGCTCGTGCTTGGGGGGCTCCAGTCCCAGTTGAGGGGGGTCTCCCGCGGTCCCCCCGTCCTGAGGGCAGAACGAGGGGTAGCTCTGCCCCATGTCGTACGGAGGAGGGGGTTTCAACCCCTCCGCCCGCGTTTCCAGCCCGGCTGTCGCGGCGTTTCcgtcctcctcctcttcctcggtGGGTTTGGGGAAATCCTCGGGCGGGGGTCCGAACATGTCCTCCATACCGGGGAAGAAACCGCGATCCTCATCCTGCAGCAAAGCGTCCGGGAAGCAGATGGAGGTGAGGGGTACGAAACGTCCCTTTCCCCCCGCCGGGCTCCCCCCTTCCGAAAATTGATCCTTGGCTTCGGGGGGTACGGCCGGGACCCCCCCCTCGGGATCCAGCAGGTGTCCAGGCGGTCCCTGCACCCCCGTGCTCTGCCCCAGGTGCGGTTCCAAACCCAGGGGGGGCTCCAGGAAATCCTGGATCTCCTGAGGAGGGGGCAACACCTCCATCGAGTCGGGGGGCAGCGGTGGCGGGGCTTGCGGGTCCAAGCCTTGCGAGCgcacctggtgcaggtgagcttccagcagcagctgcggggaTGGAGCGGCCGGAGGAGCCGGGGGAGCCGAGGGGGGAGCggggggtggaggaggaggaggaggaggaggaggcggaggcggaggaggaggcggcatccgctgctgctccagcaggtgAACGTCCAGCGGGGCTCTGGTTTTGGGTCGCGGGTGCAGCTGGCTCTGGGTGTGCGTGAGCACCGAGGGCAACAGCGAGCCCCCCAATTCCGGGGGTGGGTCCAGCAAGAGGTTGTGGGGTTCCAGGGGCGGCCCCTCGCCCACCAGCCGCCCGTGCTCAGGTGTTTTGGGCAGGTAGGagtgcggcggcggcggctggcCCAGCTCCTTGCTGCCAGACAGGTGCTCGGGCGGTTTCTTCATCTCGTACGAGTCCAGCGTGGGCGGCGGCTGGTGGCCGTAATGGACCACCGAGGTGGCCGCCAAGCCCTCGCCCCCAGACCCGGCTCCGCCACCGCCGGCTCCCCGAAATTCCTTCCCTCGCTCCGGCTTCTTCTTCTCCTTGAGCAGCGCCAGCTCCAGCGGCGCCTCCAGGTTGGAGTTGGGTCGGATGACGCTCTGCAGCTGGTAGcgctcctccttgcccagcgGCCCACCGTAGCCAGCCATGGTTTTGGGGCGCTCCTCgcagccccccagcccctctcgGGGCGGGCTGGGTGcctgcagcaggtgctggaTCAGGAAATCCTC encodes:
- the PRR12 gene encoding proline-rich protein 12 codes for the protein MDRNYPAAGFGDPLSAGPGWSYERSAKASLVYGGSRGSHPDPDLLHRQPYGAPHPLQGYAANHHPPGLSGLFETGLHHAGGAAPDTSVMNLISALESRGPQPGPSASSLLSQFRTPSWQTAMHTPAPAELFISGALPGSGTFPSSSALGPYQHPASFGGRSFPVGSPLSLPEAAFSPGSNGLLSPHDPLLHIKPAQPTVPSSLGFDRLGSAVLGSALPAQTPPYRPAPSSSQFNLLSAPLPAPAEQPPQLYNAPVFGGGGGGGGDRAISRQDSVIKHYQRPGAAQPQLPPAPSLQHYLSCGGSYQQVHRAPALSCSPLGEQSPASSEGSQQAPKNAPPAPRPEPGYRPIIQSPGYSGGSAAGNGGAGGGGGGKSKSYSASRQPPRSTNTPKCQSSYTPSTPKPSSVIASQSPAYSPGQPPQSLLAMGGAAGYSAAGAPQSLGGGAQPAGGFSGGQGGDMAGKAAGYQGGGQAGGQGGLQPCVSGAGTYSPEQLQALPYGVQPEGGQAGGYGPPAPSQGLPTASPSLTYSTGHSPAMPGPPLPYAGLGGSSPSPIIRPLQSPPAARPQSGASPGQSQKYLGSVLSPSFMSPQGYGAAPGGLERQPPPPSAGAPPSFGKGAKGDAELLAAERSEDEDFLIQHLLQAPSPPREGLGGCEERPKTMAGYGGPLGKEERYQLQSVIRPNSNLEAPLELALLKEKKKPERGKEFRGAGGGGAGSGGEGLAATSVVHYGHQPPPTLDSYEMKKPPEHLSGSKELGQPPPPHSYLPKTPEHGRLVGEGPPLEPHNLLLDPPPELGGSLLPSVLTHTQSQLHPRPKTRAPLDVHLLEQQRMLLLEAHLHQVRSQGLDPQAPPPLPPDSMEVLPPPQEIQDFLEPPLGLEPHLGQSTGVQGPPGHLLDPEGGVPAVPPEAKDQFSEGGSPAGGKGRFVPLTSICFPDALLQDEDRGFFPGMEDMFGPPPEDFPKPTEEEEEDGNAATAGLETRAEGLKPPPPYDMGQSYPSFCPQDGGTAGDPPQLGLEPPKHELPSTVNAEPLGLIQSTGGDGGPKPPPPLSTPLFCSSKPKKLLKTSSFHLLRKRDPFPPPKKTYAQEYEFEDDEDKADVPADIRLNSRRLPDLLPDLISSCRRPPLTPMGDIDFCPHPGAHPAPKKRGRKPTKPKREGPPRPRGRPRIRPLEPPGFGEGAKRPRGRGRGRGKKGGEEGEGMEPLKPLKIKLAVSKPDTAPPPPPSSAPPPISGAPPQFPGVSEPPQDPSQSRMKQKLREVEEKQPEMKSGFMASFLDFLKSDEEDSVSKNQDLQKSISSAISALDEPPERRDSEPHGTFQDLQKSISSAISALDEPPERRDSEPHGTFQDLQKSISSAISALDEPPEHRDSEPHAAPPPEEPPPGTPPQPPPAEPAQPRAEAAATPPGTPPASVGGSGPGPGGSGGSPGPAGGSPEGPEPADAARALHLAQKQGTAAVCGDTSDEEAESGGEGIFRERDEFVVRSEDIPALKLALQTGREPPPIWRVQKALLQKFTPEIKDGQRQFCATSNYLGYFGDAKHRYQRLYVKFLENVNKKDYVRVCSRKPWHRPLALR